aACTAATTGTGAGGCCAATTGGAAAAAGCGAAACCgaaaacagaaataattttcaggaggctgtacataaaaaaaaaaccagtagATGGGGAAAACTatgcaacggattttgatgcggtttttttcaatagataaACGAGTGAAtggtgattaaagaggaaggtttatattgtataataacacacattaaatagtggggaaatactgttaccccgtgcgaagccggagcgggtcgctagttacaAATAACTGTAGAAGTAATTTACCACATACCGTTGCAAACATATCCTAACTCTCCTGTGCGTGGTAGAGGAGGCTGTAGCTAACAGCTCTCGCAGCAGTGTTGCTAGCTGCGACGCCGGCACTGGTAGTGTTGCCAGCTCCACGTCTACCCGACCCGCGCGGGGGTCCAGGGGTTTTGATGTACTGGGgggtagaaaataaaaaaatggtaattattttatgtgttaTAAAAAAGTACGAAAAACCAAATTGAATTCTGGGGCAAAAAGAATGAAGCTTATTCATTGTGTGACAAAGCAACACATctgattacaaaaatattggcCAGTTTAAAAAGaaggtacctaaatattgttTTCGTTATCCTTCTGTCTGTCAATCACCAGGCTGAATCTCATGAACAATATGACATGACAATTGTAGTTTTCACTGACGATAGACCTCTATTgcagaatcaaataaatagaaataaaatgtttgggtAACTCCcatacaatatacaattttttttggcATTTTAAAGTTACCTAATATGGAATCGAATTCCTGGTACCTTAGATTCGTATTTGGCCTGCTACTTAAAAAACATTCGTTTTAAACGGCATATTAAGGAAGAAGGTACCTTTCATCCTCTGTATCGGTGTTCTCATCATCATtctgttcatcatcatcatcttctgagTCGGTGACCAGCTCCAGAGCCTCGGGACCACCTTCTGGGCAACCCATCTGTAATTATATGTTCAGTTGTAATGTAAGAAGAAGAAGTACTCTTCTTATTATACTTGTTCgataaagtattaaatatgtAGTGAAAGACTAAAGTGACTTATATACAgccagtaaataaaaataaagtaataggtattaaaagtattttatggtAAAACGGAAGAACAGACTTGGACGCGCTTCTTTCAGTTGAAACTAATGGTAGTACTTATATTCGTTTCACCAAAATCAGCTTAgccatttaaacattttttttagcatttttttcaagcctgtttattagttttttgaaCTATTATGTGTTTCTATAAGCTGTTATTTCTCATATGATTAATTCGTCACCTTCTGCCAAGCCGCAGTGGCATGCTGATACTCCAACCCCTTAGGGCTCTGCCGCACCAGCGCAGTGAGCAGTCTCCGCGCCGCCGCGCACAGCAGCGGCGCCGACCCGCCGCACATGTACGTGCACAGAGGGCGGAGTAGCTCCACTAGGCTCGCTTCGGGGATGTCGCCGGAGGATACCTGTGGAGAGAGTATttgttacaaaagaaataataaaataaaaaatagaggAAACCGacgtaaataaaacatatacattatacattgtGTGTGCAATATCATTGCATTATACTAGGTGTTCTAGGCAGTctcaataaataacttacttGGATATCATAAAGCTAAATGTCTTTAGTTGAAAACGCAAATCTGAGGTACTGGACCattttaaaaaacctttaaaagttAGATAAGCCATTTACCGAGGTATACTCTCCGAGACTTATTTTCaggttgtttttttctttaatttcagtTGTAATTGTTGGGTAGTGAGATTATTTCCGAGTAAAAGACTATAAAAATACCGGTGCTGTATAGAGTAAAAGTAGAAGTTCCCctgggacgcgagtgaaaccacgggaatacagctagtatataaataaaatgtagacgACTATAAATACCTTGGCAATTTCCTCTAAATAGCAGTCTACAATATGCAGTAACATAGACATCGCATTGCGCGCGTAGTGCGGAGTCTTCAGAGCAaaaatacctgaaaatataatacaaatcagTATTTGTTGCTGTAAATTTTTGTGACTAACAGGCTTACCCCTCAATATTCAatacacaattttattgaagaaattgTCTTAGATATTACAGAAATAGACCTTATTTATTCGAAAGACGCGTGTGTCTTTCGATTTTTACTTGTGATTTTTACAGGAACTTTACCCAATACCATTATACACATACGATTTGTGGCTTTAATAATTACATAGCTGTTAAGTTTTTAaacgcttttatttaacttgcaatatatgtatgtatgttacggTGGATTCtttgaacaatttaaaaaaaaagtaagttaGTAATGAAATAAAGTAATATCTCACCGTCACTGCCAGACAGGATTTTGGCGTACATCTGACAGCTCTTCAAACTCCACTTGCTGCGCAGTAGACAGCGCAGACTCGCGCGCAGGTAGCGACGAACCAACTGCAATAATTTACAAAGTGAGTAAGAAATTCAGAATCAATCAAATCagatcaaatcatttatttcatttactaCTCTATTATGACATATTTAGGCTGAGACTCCacctttatttattctttattgcacacttaacaatgcgtataaaaataataaagacagtttatgttcaatggcgagcttaacccagaattgggttctcttacttacagccaaccttaaatccatggagagatttgatagtggtagggtagattaaaaaaagtgcacaaaaaacaaaaatatcaaataacaatacaCTAGACATCAAAATGGAGTatagaaaattttaaacaaccaaTCGAATTTCTTTATTCAAGCATCTTGTTTCTTTGACCAGAGAAATTCTATTGCTTGTTTAAAACCTTTCCGACTTTGGTGGGAAAgtaatgaatgaaaattatgttcTAATTTTTGTGACATACCATGAGAAACTTGTCAGTGCGGTGTTGGTCGAGGCCATACCACTCGGTGGCTAGCACTCGGAGCCCTGCCTTGTACATGAGGAGTGCATGACGGAGGTGCTCCTCAGGGAACACGTCTAGTATGGCTGATATGTTCTCACATAGCTCCTCctgttcataaaataatatttatgttataaatggGAATATCTGTCTGTCTAGTGTTCTGCCACTGAGATTATAAAGGtgaatgtgtgtatgtttgttcatGTGcaaatggctgaaccgattttgataaaactttgtaGCAGCATAGCTAACACAATAACAACTTTTTGGACctagtaagattttttataagcgcctgcaaaggcctatttgaaataaaaataatagattctATCTTTCCTTTAAGAAGTGAGGGAAACCGCTAACAGAAGCTAGTAGTTTAGAAAACATGAACTGCTTacaattacttacaaaataaatatcaatttcctACCTGTATGAGAGGCTTATCTGACATCCAAACTGCATAAAACAAGCCCTTCCATACTCTTACAAAGTCATCTTCCTTGAATTCTgaaaacatacaatatttattacctGTTGcacaatattaatgaaataattactttacaagcttattaaattatttacaatatcatAACACTGTTTTTAAGTGTTTCTTCTTTAATCGAACTTGTTTTGTCCATCCATTTGGCCTCcacaaagaatttatttttctacaaattgcactataatttcatataaattgtaattGGCAACTGTGTAAGCCTCTTTACTTGTGACAACCTACTACTTTTGTTAATTTGGACACAGAAGCTGATGGTATTCCTTTActaataactaaataaacataaaatgtataGACAAACTTAAGCAACACAACTGAATCCTTCtatatgattgaaaaaaaatatatatactgcTTGAAGAAATATCAACACAAGTCTTCTCTAAAGTCAAAATAGGTTTAAAATCCAGACTTAGAGgccataaattaatgttttaaccTTTCGAGACAACGCCCTAAGACCTAGACAAGGGTAATAGCGCGCGAATCAATACACAGACCTTTTTGTCTGGCTTTAGTAGGTAATTACAAGCATGGCATTTATAATCACTTTAAAATCAATACTTAATAAGTGAGAGGAGCTTAAAACACACGATAAAGAGTGGATAAAGGTTTTCTTTCAGTAGTATGTAAGGCTAGACACGAAAAAACAGCATGTTAGACATATAATTTATACAACGCATATTGTATGTTAGACTTTTGAGGTTATGTACCaactttggtaaaaaaatagttttgttggaTGAAATATAGTAAATAAAGTATAGGTAAGTCAAAATAAAGCTTTGTACTAACCGTATCCTTTCTCGAAACAGTTTAAAAGCCATTTTTTAAGTGATTTCAGCACTCTGTCGCGGGTTTTCTTTTCATTACCCGATAATAAACGTGCGAACTTAATCTCTTGAGCTACAACTAAAACATGTTCCTTTTTAGTTTTAaccttttctttcttctttattttgtcTTTCTTAACTTTAGTTTTCTCAGGGATTTTCATTTTGAGtttgtgtttttataaaaacaagcgACCACCATGCGACAATCGCGTTTCAGTTTTTTGACAGCTTTGAAACTGACATTTGTGCAGTTGACATTTCTAactcctgtttttttttattattgtagacGATTGCATGTTATTTAGTCGATTCATAGTTCTATATTTTTCTGTAGGTAGCGTAAAAATCTATCGtcgtattgatttctgacacttacgcgaatattagacatttaaataaaactacttttacggattttatcgcggttatattatattattttaatcccgacgtttcggatcctttacagcatccatggtcacgggcagactaaggtgttggtcgtcttgatatattagttacaaacagctaccctacattttgttaattattattgacaatccgattcacgcaaaacgagctcactgtatccttaggtcgagcagttgtaggcttggattttgatttaatagtttctatgatgggattccaagcaggtggtatgacccagccatcttctctattgaaatttggatgttttttaatttcaatagcctcgcgaatcatcctaggtaggaatcggttttcttttgcaaggacttgtggtttatcaaatctgatgtaatgctgggccttgtctagtgtgtgttcacaaactgctgactgtctggaacggcggtgtttgacatcggcgatgtgttcttttacgcgggtccctatgcttcttttagtttggcctatgtaagagagaccacaatcacattcaagcttgtatacacccgcatcttgtagaggtatgtgacacttgacaggtggtaagaattgactaatcttcttcagcggcttgaagtaggttttgattgaagctcgcttcaagatgtagccaatcttgtctgtgactcctcttatgtatggaagaacagcaggtagacgctcaactgtggctggtttcacgcgggttctgcgacgagggcgcggtactcggagcttgttgtcgtgcagtacttgcttaacatgttgaaGCTCCGCACCCAGGTGTTGTTCATCGCAGATCCCACGTGCTCTCTGAAACAATGATTTACCAACGGTAGATAACTGTGTTGGGTGGTGGTGGGACTCACCATGAAGGTATTTGTCTGTATGGGTTTTCTTCCGATACACAGTGTGACTCAAGGTGTTATTAGGGTTACGGATAACCAAAACATCTAAGAAAGCTAAGGAGTTGTTTGCCTCTGACTCCATAGTGAATTGAATTTTGGGGTTTtggataaaatccgtaaaagtagttttatttaaatatctatcgTCGTCTTAGAATGAAAACCTcgtaaatgcattttttttttcaatatttttttattgcatttcttgGAAGATAATCGTAAAAAATTTGGAATACTAATCCTTTtcctgaaaatttattttttgcacttACGAGGTTTTCACTCTAAGGCGTCGCTTTGCAACTTAATTGGTAAGAGTGGTTGTCCCTTTTATCGCTACATCAGTAAAACTCAGTCAGTTTGGTGTCAAGGGACTGAGTTTAACCATTGACGTACCCATTAATTTGATGAAAAGGTAATATCGTAAAGCCATAGGTCAACACTTCGAGGAAACAAGTAATTTgagttaaagtttaaaaaaaagtccaaaataaaagtataacatttattacattCCATATAAGAATAATTCCGTAGGCACTTTATTTAGCAAATCGCAGCCAATAACGAAATAACAATACAAACAGCTCTATTtacaattaattcattattataataattaactctatcgcaaaataataacataattatgtaagtatattttaaattaatctccataatttcatttatttgggAAGGACGCgcatctttaaaattaaaaaaaaaactggtctCCTCAACTAACTTTGCATCCCTAAAGTCAGCTTTTTGTCGTTTCACGCGTGCGCATAGGTATTGTT
This region of Helicoverpa armigera isolate CAAS_96S chromosome 29, ASM3070526v1, whole genome shotgun sequence genomic DNA includes:
- the LOC110378501 gene encoding ribosomal RNA processing protein 1 homolog, with product MKIPEKTKVKKDKIKKKEKVKTKKEHVLVVAQEIKFARLLSGNEKKTRDRVLKSLKKWLLNCFEKGYEFKEDDFVRVWKGLFYAVWMSDKPLIQEELCENISAILDVFPEEHLRHALLMYKAGLRVLATEWYGLDQHRTDKFLMLVRRYLRASLRCLLRSKWSLKSCQMYAKILSGSDGIFALKTPHYARNAMSMLLHIVDCYLEEIAKVSSGDIPEASLVELLRPLCTYMCGGSAPLLCAAARRLLTALVRQSPKGLEYQHATAAWQKMGCPEGGPEALELVTDSEDDDDEQNDDENTDTEDESTSKPLDPRAGRVDVELATLPVPASQLATLLRELLATASSTTHRRVRICLQRFEQLARDEYPLRVQTDDAEESAPPLKHKKSAQSLQQLEKKLLAASDELALRGLSRKHRKRLLAKTRAGSSIVEEVDAVKQKLSTEATSNGWQVETAEPEAKKPKQANKENKKRNNDNKVAVANKKRKVDAKANGDATDKSITVEDIPKSAKDNKNVANKLDNAKVKKIIENGDKSKAKSSKKPKDNVPKVIENGAQNNKVKTKIIPVDNKTTNGQVDKNNKKVQKSVEKPTQNGKNKKQENTNSPKVDNSPKSKSPALVVNNKVKQFQKQTKKTENMKSNHYDTPKKVKFALKNNSMQQPVDYYKSVRQSPSIPFDSSKQPSKTNLKPSTPSPINPFFKKKLRLKN